From Gordonia crocea, the proteins below share one genomic window:
- a CDS encoding cytochrome P450 — protein MPNLKNVQSDAKKKIRSALAQASSAYPSRTAPLAQPPAGSGLEPVMGEAGMPYLGSAFEMLDDPLKVSMERYERYGGISWGRSIGMNLVTLIGPAEVEAAWMNKEKAFSSEQGWEPMIGPFFHRGIMLMDFEEHMHHRRIMQQAFAPARLRGYLGIMTPHIDKILANWDVGTGFPVYSRVKDLALTLATEVFMGAAVTEKEAHRLESSFEAAVRGGQALIRADIKVGTWARGLRGREALQEYFRSEIAARRVGTGDDLFTVLCHTESDDGETFTDEDVVNHMIFVMMAAHDTSTIALSMLTYFLGRNPEWQDRLRAESLALGKASIDYEDIDKLPSLDLALKETLRMNAPVGMLFRMAIRDTDILGKYIPKGTLVAIHPWATMLLDEWWPEPTKWDPERFSPERREDKVHRFAWSPFGGGAHKCIGLYFAGMEIKAIMHQMLQRFEWSVPEDYRLQLTYGTGPTPADGLPVDFRRRA, from the coding sequence ATGCCGAATCTGAAGAACGTCCAGTCCGACGCGAAGAAGAAGATCCGATCCGCACTGGCCCAGGCCAGTTCCGCCTATCCCAGCCGAACCGCACCACTCGCGCAGCCGCCGGCGGGTTCGGGACTCGAACCGGTGATGGGCGAGGCCGGGATGCCGTACCTGGGCAGCGCCTTCGAGATGCTTGACGACCCGCTCAAGGTGTCGATGGAGCGCTATGAGCGCTACGGCGGCATCTCCTGGGGCCGCAGTATCGGCATGAACCTGGTGACCCTCATCGGCCCGGCCGAGGTCGAGGCCGCGTGGATGAACAAAGAGAAGGCGTTCTCCTCCGAGCAGGGCTGGGAGCCGATGATCGGCCCGTTCTTCCACCGCGGGATCATGCTCATGGACTTCGAAGAGCACATGCACCACCGGCGCATCATGCAGCAGGCGTTCGCGCCAGCCCGGTTGCGCGGCTACCTCGGGATCATGACCCCGCACATCGACAAGATCCTGGCGAACTGGGACGTCGGTACCGGTTTCCCGGTCTACTCCCGGGTCAAGGACCTGGCACTGACTCTGGCCACCGAGGTGTTCATGGGCGCCGCGGTCACCGAGAAGGAGGCCCACCGGCTCGAGTCGTCGTTCGAGGCCGCGGTGCGCGGTGGACAGGCGCTGATCCGGGCCGACATCAAGGTCGGCACCTGGGCGCGGGGCCTGCGGGGTCGCGAGGCGCTGCAGGAGTACTTCCGCTCCGAGATCGCGGCGCGGCGGGTCGGCACCGGCGACGACCTGTTCACCGTCCTGTGTCACACCGAGAGCGACGACGGGGAGACCTTCACCGACGAGGACGTCGTCAACCACATGATCTTCGTGATGATGGCGGCCCACGACACCAGCACGATCGCCTTGTCGATGCTCACCTACTTCCTCGGCCGCAACCCCGAGTGGCAGGACCGCCTGCGCGCCGAATCGCTGGCGCTGGGCAAGGCCTCCATCGACTACGAGGACATCGACAAGCTACCCAGTCTCGACCTGGCGCTCAAAGAGACGCTGCGCATGAACGCCCCCGTCGGGATGCTGTTCCGGATGGCGATCCGCGACACCGACATCCTCGGCAAGTACATCCCCAAGGGCACGCTTGTGGCCATCCACCCGTGGGCGACGATGCTGCTCGACGAGTGGTGGCCCGAACCCACCAAGTGGGACCCGGAGCGCTTCTCCCCCGAACGCCGCGAGGACAAGGTGCACCGCTTCGCCTGGTCGCCGTTCGGCGGCGGCGCGCACAAGTGCATCGGCCTCTACTTCGCCGGCATGGAGATCAAGGCGATCATGCACCAGATGCTGCAGCGCTTCGAGTGGTCGGTGCCCGAGGACTACCGACTCCAACTGACCTACGGCACCGGCCCCACGCCGGCCGACGGCCTACCGGTCGATTTCCGCCGCCGCGCCTAA
- a CDS encoding flavodoxin family protein: MKRLLIVHHTPSPHCQEMFEAVVAGATDPDIEGVEVVRRAALSVSSTDFLEADGYVLGTPANLGYISGALKHAFDCSYYQILDSTRGRPFGLYLHGNEGTEGAENAVDRITAGLGWEKAAAYVVASNKPDKAAVQACWELGATVAAGLMAD, translated from the coding sequence GTGAAACGACTGTTGATCGTGCACCACACCCCGTCGCCGCACTGCCAGGAGATGTTCGAGGCGGTGGTGGCCGGCGCGACCGATCCCGATATCGAGGGGGTCGAGGTGGTGCGTCGCGCCGCCCTGTCGGTCTCGTCCACCGACTTCCTCGAGGCCGACGGTTATGTGCTGGGCACCCCGGCGAACCTCGGCTACATCAGCGGTGCCCTCAAGCACGCCTTCGACTGCTCTTACTACCAAATCCTCGACTCGACGCGGGGACGCCCGTTCGGCTTGTACCTGCACGGCAACGAGGGCACCGAGGGCGCGGAGAACGCCGTAGACCGGATCACCGCCGGTCTGGGCTGGGAGAAGGCCGCCGCCTACGTGGTCGCGTCGAACAAACCGGACAAGGCCGCGGTGCAGGCGTGCTGGGAACTCGGCGCGACCGTGGCCGCCGGGCTCATGGCGGACTGA
- a CDS encoding TIGR03086 family metal-binding protein — protein MLGHTEAIDEAVLLWTGVLERVGAADLGAPSGCADWSNRELVNHLVGGGDRYAILLRGGGEAEVAATRSTDYLVDGDPVAPFWLFQNAFRDAMATADLDVEVEHRAGWRPGRQLVAMRVMELALHAYDLAQGIGATWEPSDGLVEYLLVEAVPILDEFRGWGMVDAVGEAASQRPVDRLLALAGRH, from the coding sequence GTGCTCGGCCACACCGAGGCCATCGATGAGGCGGTGCTGCTGTGGACGGGAGTCCTCGAGCGGGTCGGGGCCGCGGATCTGGGCGCCCCGTCCGGCTGCGCCGACTGGAGCAACCGCGAACTGGTCAACCACCTCGTCGGCGGCGGCGACCGCTACGCCATCCTGCTACGCGGCGGCGGCGAGGCGGAGGTGGCCGCCACCCGCAGCACCGACTATCTCGTCGACGGTGATCCCGTCGCGCCGTTCTGGTTGTTCCAGAACGCTTTTCGCGATGCGATGGCCACGGCCGACCTCGACGTCGAGGTCGAGCATCGTGCCGGTTGGCGGCCCGGGCGGCAGCTGGTCGCGATGCGCGTGATGGAACTCGCGCTGCACGCATACGACCTGGCGCAGGGGATCGGGGCCACGTGGGAGCCGTCGGACGGGCTGGTCGAGTACCTGCTCGTCGAGGCCGTTCCGATCCTCGACGAGTTCCGGGGGTGGGGCATGGTCGATGCCGTCGGTGAGGCGGCGTCGCAACGTCCGGTCGACCGGCTGCTGGCCCTGGCCGGCCGGCACTAG